The Pseudomonas sp. KU26590 genomic sequence ATTTCCGTCACCCTGACATTGCATATTTGGCAGCCAAGCTTGACTAGGCTATAAACGGTCCAATGTCTGGATCTGGTGGCTGTAATGACTGACGTCGTCCTAACCGGCTTGGCTAAACAACTTGTTGTGGCTGAGCTGCTCACAGAAAAAACGGCCCAAAAAGCCTACGAACAAGCGCGACGTGACAAGGTTTCGCTTGTGCACCACCTCGTCGAGACGAAGCTGCTCAAGAGCATTACGCTGGCCGAGGTCGCATCAGATCAATTCGGTATTCCTTTTCTCGATCTCGGCACCCTAGACAAGGAGACCCAACCGAAAGGGCTCGTCAGTGAAAAGCTCATTCGCCAGCACTGCGCGCTTCCGCTCTGGCGTAGGGGTAACAAGTTATTTGTGGGCATATCCGACCCCACCAATCATCAAGCTATTACTGACATCCAGTTCAGCACCGGCCTGACCACCGAAGCCATTTTGGTCGAGGACGACAAACTGACCATCGCCATCGATAAGTTTTTCGACGGCAATGCTGGTATGGGCGACTTGGCGGACGTCGATCTGGGCCTCGAAATCCAGGCGGTCGATGAGAGCAAAGAAACTGCGATCGGTGGTCAAGACGCCGATGACGCGCCGGTTGTCCGCTTCGTTAACAAGATGCTGATGGACGCGATCCGCCTAGGTTCGTCTGACCTGCATTTCGAACCCTACGAAAAGATCTTCCGGGTAAGGCTCCGCACCGACGGCATTCTTCATGAAGTGGCAAAGCCGCCCATTCACCTTGCAGGGCGGATTGCTGCACGTCTGAAGGTCATGGCGAGCCTCGATATTTCGGAGCGTCGCAAACCCCAAGACGGCCGCATCAAACTAAGAATCTCAAAAAACCGCGCTATCGATTTCCGGGTCAACACGCTGCCCACTCTGTGGGGCGAAAAAATTGTGATGCGGATTCTGGACCCGACTACCGCGCAAATGGGCATTGACGCTTTGGGTTATGAGCCAGAACAAAAAGCTCTTTACCTTGAAGCTCTTCGCCAACCCCAGGGCATGATCCTTGTGACCGGCCCTACCGGCTCGGGTAAAACGGTATCGCTTTATACCGGATTGAATATTCTCAACACCGTTGATATCAACATCTCGACAGCAGAAGACCCGGTAGAGATCAACCTTGAAGGCATCAACCAGGTCAACGTCAATCCGCGTCAGGGAATGGACTTCTCTCAGGCACTGCGGGCGTTTCTGCGTCAGGATCCTGACGTGATCATGGTGGGCGAAATCCGGGACTTGGAAACAGCCGAAATCGCGATCAAGGCCTCGCAAACCGGTCACATGGTTTTATCTACTTTGCACACCAACAGCGCGGCAGAGACACTTACCAGGCTTCATCACATGGGCGTGGCAGCATTCAATATCGCCACGGCGATCAACCTGATCATCGCGCAACGTCTTGCGCGAAAGTTGTGCCCGCAATGCAAAAAAGAAGCTGAGATCCCACGTGAGACTTTGATTGCGGAAGGTTTCCCCGAGTCGCAAATCGGCTCGTTCCAGCTTTACTCTCCAGTAGGCTGCGAACACTGCAACGGCGGATACAAAGGCCGAGTAGGTATCTACGAAGTGGTGAAGAGCACGCCAGCGCTGGAGCGCATCATCATGGAGGAAGGCAACTCGATCCAGATTTCCGAACAGATGCGCAGAGACGGTTTTAATGATTTGCGCACCTCGGGGCTGATGAAGGCGATGCAGGGCGTGACAAGTCTGGAAGAAATAAACAGGGTGACCAAGGATTAAGCATGGCGACCAAAGCAGTAAAAGTCAGCGTCTATGCTTGGGAAGGGGTAGATAAAAAAGGGACCAAGGTCACTGGCGAAATCAATGGGCACAATCCTGCGCTGGTGAAAGCCCAACTGCGAAAGCAGGGTATCAACCCGACCAAAGTTCGTAAAAAGTCTGTCTCGATCTTCGGTAAAGGCAAGAAGATCAAGCCGCTGGACATCGCGTTCTTCAGCCGCCAGATGGCGACCATGATGAAAGCAGGTGTGCCGCTGTTGCAGTCATTCGACATTATCAGCGAGGGGCATGACAACCCGAACATGCGCAAGCTGGTGGACGACATCAAGCA encodes the following:
- the pilB gene encoding type IV-A pilus assembly ATPase PilB; the protein is MTDVVLTGLAKQLVVAELLTEKTAQKAYEQARRDKVSLVHHLVETKLLKSITLAEVASDQFGIPFLDLGTLDKETQPKGLVSEKLIRQHCALPLWRRGNKLFVGISDPTNHQAITDIQFSTGLTTEAILVEDDKLTIAIDKFFDGNAGMGDLADVDLGLEIQAVDESKETAIGGQDADDAPVVRFVNKMLMDAIRLGSSDLHFEPYEKIFRVRLRTDGILHEVAKPPIHLAGRIAARLKVMASLDISERRKPQDGRIKLRISKNRAIDFRVNTLPTLWGEKIVMRILDPTTAQMGIDALGYEPEQKALYLEALRQPQGMILVTGPTGSGKTVSLYTGLNILNTVDINISTAEDPVEINLEGINQVNVNPRQGMDFSQALRAFLRQDPDVIMVGEIRDLETAEIAIKASQTGHMVLSTLHTNSAAETLTRLHHMGVAAFNIATAINLIIAQRLARKLCPQCKKEAEIPRETLIAEGFPESQIGSFQLYSPVGCEHCNGGYKGRVGIYEVVKSTPALERIIMEEGNSIQISEQMRRDGFNDLRTSGLMKAMQGVTSLEEINRVTKD